In the Nocardioides panaciterrulae genome, GCGGCCATGGACCGGTTCTTGAAGCTGGTCGCCAGCGAGCCCGACATCAGCCGGGTGCCGGTGATGGTCGACTCCTCCAAGTGGGAGGTCATCGAGGCCGGGCTGCGCTGCGTGCAGGGCAAGCCCATCGTCAACTCGATCTCCATGAAGGAGGGCGAGGAGAAGTTCATCGAGCAGGCGACGCTGTGCCGCAAGTACGGTGCCGCGGCCGTCGTGATGGCCTTCGACGAGGACGGCCAGGCCGACAACCTCCAGCGCCGCAAGGCGATCTGCGAGCGGGCCTACCGGATCCTGGTGGACCGGGTGGGCTTCCCGCCCGAGGACATCATCTTCGACCCCAACGTCTTCGCGGTCGCGACCGGCATCGAGGAGCACGCGTCGTACGGCCGGGACTTCATCGAGGCCACCCGCTGGATCAAGGAGAACCTGCCCGGCGCGCTGGTCAGCGGCGGCATCTCCAACGTCAGCTTCTCCTTCCGCGGCAACAACCCGGTCCGCGAGGCGATCCACGCGGTGTTCCTGTTCCACGCCATCAGGGCGGGCCTGGACATGGGTATCGTCAACGCGGGCGCGCTCGCGGTCTACGACGAGGTCGAGCCCGAGCTGCGCGAGCGGATCGAGGACGTCGTGCTCAACCGCCGCCCCGACGCCGCCGAGCGGCTGCTCGAGATCGCCGAGGCGCACAACCGCGCCGACGCCGACGTCGAGGCGACCGAGGAGGAGTGGCGCGCGCTGCCCCTGGGGGAGCGGATCACCCACGCGCTGGTCAAGGGCATCGACGCCCACGTCGAGAGCGACACCGAGCAGCTGCGCGCCGAGATCGCCGAGCGCGGCGGCCGTCCCATCGAGGTCATCGAGGGCCCGCTGATGGACGGCATGAACGTCGTCGGCGACCTGTTCGGCGCCGGCAAGATGTTCCTGCCCCAGGTGGTGAAGTCCGCCCGGGTGATGAAGAAGGCGGTCGCCTACCTGATCCCCTTCATCGAGCAGGAGAAGCTCGACAACCCCGAGTACGCGACCGCCAAGGACACCAACGGCACCATCGTGATGGCCACGGTCAAGGGCGACGTGCACGACATCGGCAAGAACATCGTCGGCGTGGTCCTGCAGTGCAACAACTACGAGGTCATCGACCTCGGGGTGATGGTGCCCGCCCAGAAGATCCTCGACACGGCCGTCGAGATCGGGGCGGACGCCGTGGGCCTGTCCGGCCTGATCACGCCCTCGCTGGACGAGATGGTCAACGTCGCCTCCGAGATGCAGCGCCGCGGCCTCGAGATCCCGCTGATGATCGGAGGCGCCACCACCTCCCGGGCGCACACCGCGGTCAAGGTCGACGGGAAGTACGACGGGGCCGTGGTCTGGGTGAAGGACGCCTCCCGGTCGGTGCCCACGCTGGCGGCCCTGCTCAGCGACACGCAGCGGCCGAAGCTGCTCGCCGACCTCAAGGACGACTACGACGCCCTGCGGGCCCGGCACGCGGCCAAGAACGACCGGCCGATGGTCTCCCTGGAGCAGGCCCGCGCCAACCGGACCCCGATCTCGTGGGACGGCTACCAGCCGCCCGCGCCCAGGAGCCCGGGCGTCCACGTTCTCGCGGACTACGACCTCGCCGAGCTGCGCGACTACATCGACTGGCAGCCGTTCTTCAACGCCTGGGAGATGAAGGGCCGGTTCCCCGACATCCTCCACAACCCGACCACCGGCGAGACGGCGCGCGCCCTCTACGACGACGCGCAGGCGATGCTGGACCGGATCGTCGCGGAGAAGTGGCTGACCGCGAACGGCGTGTTCGGGTTCTTCCCCGCGAGCGCCGTGGGCGACGACGTCGAGCTCTACACCGACGAGACCCGCACCGAGGTGCTGACCACCCTGCACAACCTGCGCCAGCAGGGGGAGCACCGCGACGGGGTCCCGAACCGCTCCCTCGGCGACTTCGTCGCGCCCCGCGAGACCGGTCTGCCCGACCACGTGGGCGCCTTCGCCGTCACGGCGGGGCTCGGGGCCGAGGACCGCATCCGCGCGTTCAAGGCCGAGACCGACGACTACTCCGCGATCCTGCTGGAGGCGCTGGCCGACCGGCTCGCCGAGGCGTTCGCGGAGCGGCTGCACCAGCGGGTCCGCACGGAGTTCTGGGGCCACGAGCCCGACGAGCAGCTCGACAACGAGGACCTGATCGCCGAGAAGTACCACGGCATCCGACCCGCGCCCGGCTACCCGGCCTGCCCCGAGCACACCGAGAAGCAGACCCTCTGGCAGCTCCTCGATGTCTCGGCCGCCACCGGCATCGAGCTCACCGACGGCATGGCGATGTGGCCCGGGGCCGCGGTGTCCGGCTGGTACTTCAGCCACCCGCAGGCGCAGTACTTCGTGGTCGGCCGGCTCGGGCGCGACCAGGTCGCGGACTACGCCGTACGCAAGGGGTGGACGCTCGCGGAGGCCGAGCGCTGGCTCTCCTCGAACCTCGGCTACGACCCGGAGGACTGACCCATCCGGGGGCCCGGTGACCGGGCCCCCGGACGGGTCAGCCGATGCCGAGGTAGCTCTCCTGGACCCGGGGGTCCGCGAGCAGCTCGCCGGCCTTGCCGGACAGCACGATCCGGCCGGTCTCCAGGACGTAGGCACGCTCCGCGACGGTCAGCGCCGTGTCCACGTCCTGCTCGACCAGCAGGATCGACGTACCGTCGGCGGCGATGTCGGGCAGCCGCTCCGCGATCTCCTCGACCACGACCGGCGCCAGCCCCAGCGACAGCTCGTCGATCATCATCAGCTCGGGCCGACTCATCAGCCCACGCCCGATCGCGCACATCTGCTGCTCGCCGCCCGACATGCTGCCGGCCACCTGCCCGAGGCGCTCACCCAGCCGGGGGAACATCTCGACCACCCGGTCGATGTCGGTGTTCTTGACCCGCCAGCCACCCAGCCGCAGGTTGTCGCGGACCGTCAGGCCCGGGAACAACCGACGGCCCTCGGGGACGTGGGAGATGCCGAGGTCCACGATCTGCTCGATCGAGCGCCCCTGCACCGTGGTGCCGCGGAACGAGATCGAGCCGGCGGTCGTCGCCACCATCCCGGACAGCGCCCGGAGCAACGTGGTCTTCCCGGCGCCGTTCGGGCCGACCAGGGCGACGATCTCCTTCTCCTTGACGGTCAGGTCGATGTCCCACAGGACCTCGGCCCGGCCGTACCCGGCGCTGACTCCACTGACCTCAAGCATTGGCCCGCCCTTCCCGACGGTCGGCGTAGCGTTTACCGAGGTAGGCCTCGATGACCCGGGGGTCCGAGAGCACCGTGCGGGGATCGCCGGAGGTCAGGATCTGACCCTGGTGCAGCACCATCACCTGGTCGCTGACGGCGAGGATCGCCTTCATCACGTGCTCGACGACGATGACGGTCAGCCCCCGCTCCTTCAGGCCGAGGATCAGCTCCAGGCTCGGCTCGATCTCGCTGGGCCGCAGCCCCGCCATCACCTCGTCGAGCAGGAGCAGCTTCGGATCGAGCGCCAGGGCCTTGGCGAACTCCAGACGCCGGGCGTCGGCCACCGACAGCTCACCGGGGGCCCGGCCGCCGAGGTGCACGATCCCCACCTCTTCGAGCACCTGGTCGGCGCGTTCGAGCGCGCTGGCCATCCGCCCGCTGTGGGAGGGTCCGTAGAGCACACCGACCGCGACGTTCTCCCGCACCGTCATCCCGCGGAAGGGCTTGACGATCTGGAAGGTGCGCGCGACCCCGGCGTGCGCGATCGCCCACGGCTTGGCGCCGGTCATGTCCTTGCCGCCGATCAGCACCTTGCCCGAGCTGGGCTTGATGTGACCGGTGACCAGGTTGATGAAGGTGCTCTTGCCGGCCCCGTTCGGTCCGATCACGCCGAGGACCTGGCCGGCGGGAACGCCGAAGGACACGTCCGAGACGGCCTGGAGGCCGCCGAAACGTCGGCCGAGCCCCTGAGTCTCGAGCAGCGCGGTCACAGTCGGTACCTCCGAACGTTGGCCAGCAAGGAGTACTCACCCGTTCGCCGGGCCTCCCTGAAGTAGTTCACCGCGCCCTGGGGGATCAGGATGACCGCGATGATGATGATCACCCCGAGGATGAACGTGTGGGCGCTGGTGAAGTTCTGGCGCAGGTACTCCGAGAGGAACTGCAGCACGACCGCACCGAGCAGCGGCCCGAGGACCGTCCCGCTGCCGCCGATCACGACCATCACCACCATCAGCACGGTGATGTCGACGCTGAACAGCCGCTCGGGGAAGATCACCGCCTGCTGGAACGCGTAGGTCGCGCCGACCAGGCCGGTGATGAACCCCGACAGGCTGAACGCGGCGACCTTCGCCCAGGTGGTGTTGATCCCCATCGACGCCGCCGCGTCCTCGTCCTGGTTGATCGCGCGCAGGGCGAACCCGAACTTGTTGCGCGACACCAGGCCGCCGACCAGCACGGAGAGCGCCGCCAGCGCGAGGAACAGCAGGTAGAAGCCGTCGTTGCCGAGGTAGGCCGTGGGGGCCTGGTCCCCGACGGTCGGGATCGTGATCCCCGCGCCGCCACCGGTCAGGTCGGGCAGGTTCGTGACGACCTCCCGCATGCCTTCGGCGACCCCGAGGGTGGCGATCGCGAAGTAGTGCCCCTTGAGGCGGAGCAGCGGCAGGCCGATCACCGCGCCGAACAGCGCGGCGACGATCCCGCTGGCCACCAGGGCCGTCCAGAAGTTGACCTGCCAGTGCACCATCGCGACCGCGGTGAAGTAGCCGCCGATCCCGAAGAACACCACCTGACCGAAACAGGCGTAGCCGGTGAACCCGCCGATCAGGTTCCAGCCCTGGGCCAGGGCGACGAACATGAAGATCGCCGCGACGGTCCGCTCCTGGCCGACGTAGAGCTGGCTCTGGAGCACGAGCATGGCCACGAGCGCCAGGATGCCGAGGCCCCAGGGGCCCCACCGCCGCACCGGGCTCTGGGCCGCCGACGCGGCGGGTGCCGCCTCGGCTTCCGGGGACGTGACTGTCGTGGCCATCAGACCTCCACCCGCGCAGAGTAGTAGGCACGGCCCACCAGGCCGGAGGGCCGGAAGATCAGCACCACGACCAGGACCAGGAAGGCCAGGGCGTTGACCCAGGTGCCGGGCAGGTACAGCCCGGCCAGCGAGTCGACGAGGCCGATCACCAGGCCGCCGAGCAGGGCGCCGTACATGTTGCCGAGCCCGCCGAGCACCGCGATCACGAACGACAGCAGTGTGTAGCCGGCGGCGGCCGCGGGGCTGAACGTCCCGACGGTGCCGACCATCACCCCGGCGACCGCGGCCAGGGCGGCCGCGATCCCGAAGGTCAGCGCGTAGACGTGCCGGGAGCGGATGCCCATCAACCGGGCCGCCCCGCGGTCCATCCCGGTCGCCATGATCGACGTACCCACCCGGGTGCGGCTGACCAGGTAGACCAGCGCGACGGTCAGGAGCACGGCGACCCCGAAGGCCAGCAACCGGCCGACCGGGACCCGGACACTGCCCAGGTCCAGGCCGGTGCTGGCGTAGCCGGTGTGGATGCTGCGGTAGTTGCCGGAGAAGACGATGTTCATCCCCTGCACGATCAGCAGGTCGAGCCCGAAGGTCAGCAGCAGCGTGATGAAGATCGGGCCGTTGATGACCAGGTTGATCACGAACCGCTGGATGAGGTAGCCCAGCGCGAACAGCACCGCGGCGGACACGAACATGGCCAGGAACGGGTCCCAGCCCAGCTTGGTGTTCATCTCCCAGCCCACGTAGGCGCCGAGGATCACGAACGAGCCGTGCGCGAGGTTGACGACGTTCATCACGCCCCACACCAAGGAGAATCCGACAGCGATCAGTGCCAGAAGTCCACCCTGGAGGAGGCCGTAGAGCGCCGCCTGCAGGAACGGGGTCACTTGGTACCGGGCCAGATCATGTCGGCTTCGGCGTTCTCCTTGGGCCACACGGTGACGACCTTGCCGTCCTGGATCTGGATGACCGACATCGGCTTGTAGATGTTCTGGCCGGTCTCGTCGAACTTGATCTTGCCGAAGAACGACTCGGTGTCCAGCCCGGCCATCGAGTCACGGACCGCGTCGGCGTCGGTGCTGCCGGCGTCCTCTACGGCCAGCACCAGCGCCAGGCAGGCCGCGCTGGCCTCGGCGTCGTGGTAGTCCGGCGCGTGGCCGAACTCCTTCTCGATGTCGGCGGCGTAGTCCTTGGCGGTGCCGAAGTACTTGTCCTGACCCGCGGTGGTGTCGGTCCACTGGCTGGAGCCGAGCACGCCGTTGGCGGAGGCGCCGAGCGCCTTGGCGAAGTCCGGGGTGGGCGGGGCGACCGTCTCACCGAAGCCGGCGGGGGTGATGCCGAGCTCCTTGGACTGCTTGACGATCGCGACGCCCTCCTCGACGTGGACGGCGCCGATGATCACGTCGGGCTTCTTGCCCTTGATCTGGGTCAGCGCGGAGCTGACGTCGGTGCTCCCGGCCGGGAAGTACTCGGTGGGCAGCACCGTGTAGCCGAGCTTCTTGGCGGTGGCGGCGCCACCCTCGGCGCCGGTCTTCGAGAAGCCGTCGTCGGCGGAGAGGAACGCGATGGTCTTCGGCTTCGGAGAGGCCAGCTCGTCGATCGCCTTGACGATGGAGGCGGCGTACTCGGTGGCGGGGGAGAGCACCGCGAAGGTGCGGGTGTAGCCCTTGGAGAAGATCTCGTTGTTGGCGCCGGCGGAGTCAGCCATCACCTGGCCGTTGCGCTCGATCACCGCGGCCTGCGCCTCGACGTTCGCCGAGCCGTAGGAGCTCAGGATCAGCTTGATGCCCTGGTCGTTGAACTGGTCGGCGAGCTGGGCGGCCACGTCGGGGGTCGAGGTGTCGTCCTGGTACTTGATGGCGAGCTTGAGCTTCTTGTCACCCACGG is a window encoding:
- a CDS encoding ABC transporter ATP-binding protein; this encodes MLEVSGVSAGYGRAEVLWDIDLTVKEKEIVALVGPNGAGKTTLLRALSGMVATTAGSISFRGTTVQGRSIEQIVDLGISHVPEGRRLFPGLTVRDNLRLGGWRVKNTDIDRVVEMFPRLGERLGQVAGSMSGGEQQMCAIGRGLMSRPELMMIDELSLGLAPVVVEEIAERLPDIAADGTSILLVEQDVDTALTVAERAYVLETGRIVLSGKAGELLADPRVQESYLGIG
- the metH gene encoding methionine synthase; translation: MTTASSSLQPDRTEELRSLLRERILVLDGAMGTLIQGYQPGEAEFRGDRFADWTRDVKGNSDLLNLTQPEMIRTIHRRYLESGADIVETNTFTATSIAQADYGMEGLAHELNVAGARLAREACDELSTPDRPRFVAGSLGPTNRTASISPDVNDPAARNVSFTDLVEAYLEQARGLVEGGADLLLVETIFDTLNAKAAIFALETLFEEHDRRWPVVISGTITDASGRTLSGQVTEAFWNSVRHVRPLAIGLNCALGAADLRPYVAELGRLADTFVSAHPNAGLPNAFGEYDESPEQMAATLGEFATSGLVNILGGCCGTTPAHIEAIAAAARAATPREPAAPRPGMHLAGLEPVTITDESLFVNVGERTNITGSARFRNLIKAGDYDTALTVAAQQVESGAQVIDVNMDEGMIDGVAAMDRFLKLVASEPDISRVPVMVDSSKWEVIEAGLRCVQGKPIVNSISMKEGEEKFIEQATLCRKYGAAAVVMAFDEDGQADNLQRRKAICERAYRILVDRVGFPPEDIIFDPNVFAVATGIEEHASYGRDFIEATRWIKENLPGALVSGGISNVSFSFRGNNPVREAIHAVFLFHAIRAGLDMGIVNAGALAVYDEVEPELRERIEDVVLNRRPDAAERLLEIAEAHNRADADVEATEEEWRALPLGERITHALVKGIDAHVESDTEQLRAEIAERGGRPIEVIEGPLMDGMNVVGDLFGAGKMFLPQVVKSARVMKKAVAYLIPFIEQEKLDNPEYATAKDTNGTIVMATVKGDVHDIGKNIVGVVLQCNNYEVIDLGVMVPAQKILDTAVEIGADAVGLSGLITPSLDEMVNVASEMQRRGLEIPLMIGGATTSRAHTAVKVDGKYDGAVVWVKDASRSVPTLAALLSDTQRPKLLADLKDDYDALRARHAAKNDRPMVSLEQARANRTPISWDGYQPPAPRSPGVHVLADYDLAELRDYIDWQPFFNAWEMKGRFPDILHNPTTGETARALYDDAQAMLDRIVAEKWLTANGVFGFFPASAVGDDVELYTDETRTEVLTTLHNLRQQGEHRDGVPNRSLGDFVAPRETGLPDHVGAFAVTAGLGAEDRIRAFKAETDDYSAILLEALADRLAEAFAERLHQRVRTEFWGHEPDEQLDNEDLIAEKYHGIRPAPGYPACPEHTEKQTLWQLLDVSAATGIELTDGMAMWPGAAVSGWYFSHPQAQYFVVGRLGRDQVADYAVRKGWTLAEAERWLSSNLGYDPED
- a CDS encoding ABC transporter permease subunit, with translation MTPFLQAALYGLLQGGLLALIAVGFSLVWGVMNVVNLAHGSFVILGAYVGWEMNTKLGWDPFLAMFVSAAVLFALGYLIQRFVINLVINGPIFITLLLTFGLDLLIVQGMNIVFSGNYRSIHTGYASTGLDLGSVRVPVGRLLAFGVAVLLTVALVYLVSRTRVGTSIMATGMDRGAARLMGIRSRHVYALTFGIAAALAAVAGVMVGTVGTFSPAAAAGYTLLSFVIAVLGGLGNMYGALLGGLVIGLVDSLAGLYLPGTWVNALAFLVLVVVLIFRPSGLVGRAYYSARVEV
- a CDS encoding ATP-binding cassette domain-containing protein, which produces MTALLETQGLGRRFGGLQAVSDVSFGVPAGQVLGVIGPNGAGKSTFINLVTGHIKPSSGKVLIGGKDMTGAKPWAIAHAGVARTFQIVKPFRGMTVRENVAVGVLYGPSHSGRMASALERADQVLEEVGIVHLGGRAPGELSVADARRLEFAKALALDPKLLLLDEVMAGLRPSEIEPSLELILGLKERGLTVIVVEHVMKAILAVSDQVMVLHQGQILTSGDPRTVLSDPRVIEAYLGKRYADRREGRANA
- a CDS encoding branched-chain amino acid ABC transporter permease; the protein is MATTVTSPEAEAAPAASAAQSPVRRWGPWGLGILALVAMLVLQSQLYVGQERTVAAIFMFVALAQGWNLIGGFTGYACFGQVVFFGIGGYFTAVAMVHWQVNFWTALVASGIVAALFGAVIGLPLLRLKGHYFAIATLGVAEGMREVVTNLPDLTGGGAGITIPTVGDQAPTAYLGNDGFYLLFLALAALSVLVGGLVSRNKFGFALRAINQDEDAAASMGINTTWAKVAAFSLSGFITGLVGATYAFQQAVIFPERLFSVDITVLMVVMVVIGGSGTVLGPLLGAVVLQFLSEYLRQNFTSAHTFILGVIIIIAVILIPQGAVNYFREARRTGEYSLLANVRRYRL
- a CDS encoding ABC transporter substrate-binding protein, whose amino-acid sequence is MALAAVAVCALATTTACGSKGSSGGGGTDADTLTLGASLSLTGALAREGQLTKEGYQLCQQKVNEAGGVTVGDKKLKLAIKYQDDTSTPDVAAQLADQFNDQGIKLILSSYGSANVEAQAAVIERNGQVMADSAGANNEIFSKGYTRTFAVLSPATEYAASIVKAIDELASPKPKTIAFLSADDGFSKTGAEGGAATAKKLGYTVLPTEYFPAGSTDVSSALTQIKGKKPDVIIGAVHVEEGVAIVKQSKELGITPAGFGETVAPPTPDFAKALGASANGVLGSSQWTDTTAGQDKYFGTAKDYAADIEKEFGHAPDYHDAEASAACLALVLAVEDAGSTDADAVRDSMAGLDTESFFGKIKFDETGQNIYKPMSVIQIQDGKVVTVWPKENAEADMIWPGTK